From the genome of Halictus rubicundus isolate RS-2024b chromosome 2, iyHalRubi1_principal, whole genome shotgun sequence, one region includes:
- the Nc73ef gene encoding oxoglutarate dehydrogenase Nc73EF isoform X3, whose amino-acid sequence MYKARTVFSTLAPLAPRMCGPERFASWLVRSHPLTRTTQVMVNDPIRKYNSRAATEPFLNGTTSSYVEEMYNAWLQDPHSVHVSWDAFFRNSTAGAAPGLAYQAPPSLAPSHNQIPLGALLPLGGGSQLSQMPLNEKIIDDHLAVQAIIRSYQARGHLVADLDPLGIMQTDLIHTHYAARKGSPEQVLRQYMLEESDMDRIFKLPSTTFIGGKEKSLPLREILSRLESAYCGHIGVEFMFINSLEQCNWIRQKMETPGIMAMTHDERRLILARLTRATGFEAFLARKWSSEKRFGLEGCEILIPAMKQVIDKSTELGVESIVMGMPHRGRLNVLANVCRKPLSQIFTQFAALEAADDGSGDVKYHLGTYIERLNRVTNKNIRLAVVANPSHLEAVDPIVQGKTRAEQFYRGDGEGKKVMSILLHGDAAFCGQGIVFETMHLSDLPDYTTHGTIHIVVNNQIGFTTDPRHSRSSPYCTDVARVVNAPIFHVNSDDPEAVMHVCKVAAEWRATFHKDVVIDIVSYRRNGHNEIDEPMFTQPLMYRKIKSTPPALDKYAKSLISDGVVTEEEVKDVKDKYEKICEEAYTNARQETHIKYKDWLDSPWSGFFEGKDPLKVSPTGIKEDTLVHIGKKFSSPPPNAAEFVIHRGIERILKSRMEMIEARTVDWALGEAMAFGSLLKEGIHVRLSGQDVERGTFSHRHHVLHHQSVDKATYRPLCYLYPDQAPYTVCNSSLSEFGVLGFELGYSMTNPNALVCWEAQFGDFNNTAQCIIDQFISSGQAKWVRQSGLVMLQPHGLEGMGPEHSSARLERFLQMSADDPDYFPPESEEFAVRQLHDINWIVANCSTPANYFHILRRQIALPFRKPLIMMTPKSLLRHPEAKSSFDLMTENTEFLRVIPEEGPAAQNPSGVKRVIFCSGKVYYDLKKARTEKNLDDKVAIARVEQISPFPYDLVKKESAKYPNAELIWAQEEHKNQGGWTYVQPRFNTALNGTRSVSYVGRPTAASPATGSKMQHLKELKQLVDDSFDI is encoded by the exons ATGTATAAGGCAAGGACAGTATTTAGTACATTGGCCCCCTTGGCGCCACGCATGTGCGGGCCAGAAAGGTTTGCATCATGGTTGGTTCGGAGCCATCCCCTGACCAGGACCACACAGGTGATGGTGAACGATCCAATCAGGAAGTACAACAGCCGTGCAGCCACAGAACCTTTCCTAAATGGCACCACAAGTTCTTACGTAGAAGAAATGTACAATGCGTGGTTGCAAGATCCCCATAGTGTGCACGTG TCCTGGGATGCATTTTTTCGTAATAGCACTGCTGGAGCTGCACCAGGTCTCGCGTATCAGGCCCCACCATCTCTTGCTCCAAGCCATAATCAAATACCCTTAGGAGCATTATTACCTCTAGGTGGTGGGTCACAATTGAGTCAAATGCCTCTTAACGAGAAGATAATTGACGATCACCTGGCTGTACAAGCTATTATTCGATCATACCAG GCTCGAGGTCACTTAGTCGCTGATCTGGACCCACTGGGTATCATGCAAACAGACCTGATACACACACATTATGCAGCCCGCAAGGGGTCTCCAGAACAGGTTCTACGGCAATATATGCTTG AGGAGTCGGACATGGATCGCATTTTCAAGCTGCCCTCTACGACCTTTATCGGCGGCAAAGAGAAATCGTTGCCGCTCCGCGAGATCCTGAGCAGATTGGAATCCGCTTACTGCGGCCACATCGGCGTGGAATTCATGTTCATCAACTCCCTGGAACAGTGCAACTGGATCCGTCAGAAAATGGAGACACCTGGCATCATGGCGATGACCCACGACGAGAGGAGACTCATCTTGGCCAGATTAACTCGTGCCACCGG ATTCGAGGCGTTCCTCGCTCGCAAATGGTCATCAGAGAAACGGTTTGGACTTGAAGGCTGTGAAATCCTGATCCCAGCAATGAAGCAGGTGATCGACAAATCCACTGAACTGGGTGTCGAGTCCATCGTGATGGGCATGCCTCATCGCGGTCGCTTGAACGTCCTCGCCAACGTGTGCCGCAAACCACTGAGCCAGATATTCACGCAATTTGCGGCTCTGGAAGCAGCTGATGAT GGCTCCGGTGATGTGAAATATCACTTGGGGACGTACATCGAGCGTCTGAACCGCGTGACGAACAAGAACATCCGTCTGGCTGTGGTTGCTAATCCTTCTCACTTGGAGGCTGTCGACCCGATAGTGCAAGGAAAGACTCGCGCTGAACAGTTCTACCGAGGTGATGGCGAAGGCAAGAAG GTCATGTCCATTCTGCTGCACGGCGACGCTGCGTTCTGCGGACAAGGAATCGTCTTCGAGACAATGCACTTGTCCGATTTGCCTGACTATACTACTCACGGTACGATCCACATCGTTGTCAACAACCAAATTGGATTCACCACCGATCCCAGGCACTCGCGGTCCTCGCCGTACTGTACCG ACGTCGCAAGAGTAGTGAACGCTCCCATCTTCCACGTGAATTCCGACGATCCGGAGGCTGTGATGCATGTCTGCAAGGTTGCCGCCGAGTGGAGAGCAACCTTCCACAAAGACGTCGTAATCGACATCGTATCCTACAGGCGGAATGGCCACAATGAAATCGACGAACCGATGTTCACGCAACCACTGATGTACCGCAAGATCAAGAGCACCCCACCGGCTTTGGATAAATACGCTAAATCGCTCATCAGCGACGGTGTTGTTACCGAGGAGGAAGTCAAG GACGTTAAAGATAAGTACGAGAAGATCTGCGAAGAAGCGTATACAAATGCTAGACAAGAGACCCATATCAAGTACAAGGACTGGTTGGATTCCCCGTGGTCTGGCTTCTTCGAGGGCAAGGACCCGTTGAAAGTATCTCCCACCGGCATCAAGGAGGACACTCTGGTCCACATTGGCAAGAAATTCTCTTCGCCGCCTCCGAATGCTGCTGAATTTGTTATCCACAGAG GTATTGAACGTATTCTGAAGTCACGTATGGAAATGATCGAGGCAAGAACCGTTGACTGGGCTCTCGGAGAGGCTATGGCCTTCGGTTCCCTCTTGAAGGAAGGCATCCACGTTAGACTGTCGGGACAAGATGTGGAGAGAGGAACCTTCTCGCACAGACATCATGTGCTTCACCATCAATCTGTGGATAAGGCTACTTACAGGCCGCTGTGCTACCTCTACCCCGACCAGGCTCCGTACACGGTCTGCAACAGCTCGTTGTCTGAATTCGGTGTACTTG GATTTGAATTAGGATACTCCATGACGAACCCTAACGCGTTGGTGTGCTGGGAGGCTCAGTTCGGCGATTTCAACAACACGGCACAGTGCATAATCGATCAGTTCATCAGCAGTGGTCAAGCAAAATGGGTCCGTCAATCTGGTCTTGTTATGCTGCAGCCTCATGGGCTTGAAGGAATG GGTCCAGAACATTCGAGTGCTCGGTTGGAACGATTCCTCCAAATGTCCGCGGACGACCCAGATTATTTCCCACCGGAAAGCGAAGAGTTTGCTGTGCGCCAGTTGCACGACATCAACTGGATCGTCGCTAATTGCAGCACACCGGCGAACTACTTCCACATCCTGAGAAGGCAGATCGCGTTGCCGTTCAGGAAGCCGTTGATCATGATGACACCGAAGTCGTTGCTCCGTCATCCAGAAGCGAAATCCAGCTTCGACCTGATGACCGAAAACACGGAGTTCCTCAGAGTGATACCGGAAGAAGGACCAGCTGCTCAAAATCCCAGTGGTGTTAAGAGAGTGATATTCTGCTCCGGCAAAGTCTATTACGACCTGAAGAAGGCGCGCACGGAGAAGAATCTCGACGACAAAGTCGCTATCGCGAGAGTCGAACAG ATCTCGCCCTTCCCGTACGACTTGGTGAAGAAGGAGTCTGCCAAGTATCCCAACGCTGAGCTAATCTGGGCCCAGGAAGAACACAAAAACCAGGGTGGATGGACGTACGTCCAGCCCAGATTCAACACAGCTTTGAACGGAACCCGTTCTGTATC ATACGTCGGTCGCCCAACGGCAGCTTCGCCAGCGACGGGAAGCAAAATGCAGCACCTGAAAGAGCTGAAACAGCTGGTGGACGACTCTTTCGATATCTAA
- the Nc73ef gene encoding oxoglutarate dehydrogenase Nc73EF isoform X1: MYKARTVFSTLAPLAPRMCGPERFASWLVRSHPLTRTTQVMVNDPIRKYNSRAATEPFLNGTTSSYVEEMYNAWLQDPHSVHVSWDAFFRNSTAGAAPGLAYQAPPSLAPSHNQIPLGALLPLGGGSQLSQMPLNEKIIDDHLAVQAIIRSYQARGHLVADLDPLGIMQTDLIHTHYAARKGSPEQVLRQYMLEESDMDRIFKLPSTTFIGGKEKSLPLREILSRLESAYCGHIGVEFMFINSLEQCNWIRQKMETPGIMAMTHDERRLILARLTRATGFEAFLARKWSSEKRFGLEGCEILIPAMKQVIDKSTELGVESIVMGMPHRGRLNVLANVCRKPLSQIFTQFAALEAADDGSGDVKYHLGTYIERLNRVTNKNIRLAVVANPSHLEAVDPIVQGKTRAEQFYRGDGEGKKVMSILLHGDAAFCGQGIVFETMHLSDLPDYTTHGTIHIVVNNQIGFTTDPRHSRSSPYCTDVARVVNAPIFHVNSDDPEAVMHVCKVAAEWRATFHKDVVIDIVSYRRNGHNEIDEPMFTQPLMYRKIKSTPPALDKYAKSLISDGVVTEEEVKDVKDKYEKICEEAYTNARQETHIKYKDWLDSPWSGFFEGKDPLKVSPTGIKEDTLVHIGKKFSSPPPNAAEFVIHRGIERILKSRMEMIEARTVDWALGEAMAFGSLLKEGIHVRLSGQDVERGTFSHRHHVLHHQSVDKATYRPLCYLYPDQAPYTVCNSSLSEFGVLGFELGYSMTNPNALVCWEAQFGDFNNTAQCIIDQFISSGQAKWVRQSGLVMLQPHGLEGMGPEHSSARLERFLQMSADDPDYFPPESEEFAVRQLHDINWIVANCSTPANYFHILRRQIALPFRKPLIMMTPKSLLRHPEAKSSFDLMTENTEFLRVIPEEGPAAQNPSGVKRVIFCSGKVYYDLKKARTEKNLDDKVAIARVEQISPFPYDLVKKESAKYPNAELIWAQEEHKNQGGWTYVQPRFNTALNGTRSVSGGSASGKSDGSGGWFSGWFSSAKPTTTSTPEPQSVESEKPVQRTVRYVGRPTAASPATGSKMQHLKELKQLVDDSFDI; encoded by the exons ATGTATAAGGCAAGGACAGTATTTAGTACATTGGCCCCCTTGGCGCCACGCATGTGCGGGCCAGAAAGGTTTGCATCATGGTTGGTTCGGAGCCATCCCCTGACCAGGACCACACAGGTGATGGTGAACGATCCAATCAGGAAGTACAACAGCCGTGCAGCCACAGAACCTTTCCTAAATGGCACCACAAGTTCTTACGTAGAAGAAATGTACAATGCGTGGTTGCAAGATCCCCATAGTGTGCACGTG TCCTGGGATGCATTTTTTCGTAATAGCACTGCTGGAGCTGCACCAGGTCTCGCGTATCAGGCCCCACCATCTCTTGCTCCAAGCCATAATCAAATACCCTTAGGAGCATTATTACCTCTAGGTGGTGGGTCACAATTGAGTCAAATGCCTCTTAACGAGAAGATAATTGACGATCACCTGGCTGTACAAGCTATTATTCGATCATACCAG GCTCGAGGTCACTTAGTCGCTGATCTGGACCCACTGGGTATCATGCAAACAGACCTGATACACACACATTATGCAGCCCGCAAGGGGTCTCCAGAACAGGTTCTACGGCAATATATGCTTG AGGAGTCGGACATGGATCGCATTTTCAAGCTGCCCTCTACGACCTTTATCGGCGGCAAAGAGAAATCGTTGCCGCTCCGCGAGATCCTGAGCAGATTGGAATCCGCTTACTGCGGCCACATCGGCGTGGAATTCATGTTCATCAACTCCCTGGAACAGTGCAACTGGATCCGTCAGAAAATGGAGACACCTGGCATCATGGCGATGACCCACGACGAGAGGAGACTCATCTTGGCCAGATTAACTCGTGCCACCGG ATTCGAGGCGTTCCTCGCTCGCAAATGGTCATCAGAGAAACGGTTTGGACTTGAAGGCTGTGAAATCCTGATCCCAGCAATGAAGCAGGTGATCGACAAATCCACTGAACTGGGTGTCGAGTCCATCGTGATGGGCATGCCTCATCGCGGTCGCTTGAACGTCCTCGCCAACGTGTGCCGCAAACCACTGAGCCAGATATTCACGCAATTTGCGGCTCTGGAAGCAGCTGATGAT GGCTCCGGTGATGTGAAATATCACTTGGGGACGTACATCGAGCGTCTGAACCGCGTGACGAACAAGAACATCCGTCTGGCTGTGGTTGCTAATCCTTCTCACTTGGAGGCTGTCGACCCGATAGTGCAAGGAAAGACTCGCGCTGAACAGTTCTACCGAGGTGATGGCGAAGGCAAGAAG GTCATGTCCATTCTGCTGCACGGCGACGCTGCGTTCTGCGGACAAGGAATCGTCTTCGAGACAATGCACTTGTCCGATTTGCCTGACTATACTACTCACGGTACGATCCACATCGTTGTCAACAACCAAATTGGATTCACCACCGATCCCAGGCACTCGCGGTCCTCGCCGTACTGTACCG ACGTCGCAAGAGTAGTGAACGCTCCCATCTTCCACGTGAATTCCGACGATCCGGAGGCTGTGATGCATGTCTGCAAGGTTGCCGCCGAGTGGAGAGCAACCTTCCACAAAGACGTCGTAATCGACATCGTATCCTACAGGCGGAATGGCCACAATGAAATCGACGAACCGATGTTCACGCAACCACTGATGTACCGCAAGATCAAGAGCACCCCACCGGCTTTGGATAAATACGCTAAATCGCTCATCAGCGACGGTGTTGTTACCGAGGAGGAAGTCAAG GACGTTAAAGATAAGTACGAGAAGATCTGCGAAGAAGCGTATACAAATGCTAGACAAGAGACCCATATCAAGTACAAGGACTGGTTGGATTCCCCGTGGTCTGGCTTCTTCGAGGGCAAGGACCCGTTGAAAGTATCTCCCACCGGCATCAAGGAGGACACTCTGGTCCACATTGGCAAGAAATTCTCTTCGCCGCCTCCGAATGCTGCTGAATTTGTTATCCACAGAG GTATTGAACGTATTCTGAAGTCACGTATGGAAATGATCGAGGCAAGAACCGTTGACTGGGCTCTCGGAGAGGCTATGGCCTTCGGTTCCCTCTTGAAGGAAGGCATCCACGTTAGACTGTCGGGACAAGATGTGGAGAGAGGAACCTTCTCGCACAGACATCATGTGCTTCACCATCAATCTGTGGATAAGGCTACTTACAGGCCGCTGTGCTACCTCTACCCCGACCAGGCTCCGTACACGGTCTGCAACAGCTCGTTGTCTGAATTCGGTGTACTTG GATTTGAATTAGGATACTCCATGACGAACCCTAACGCGTTGGTGTGCTGGGAGGCTCAGTTCGGCGATTTCAACAACACGGCACAGTGCATAATCGATCAGTTCATCAGCAGTGGTCAAGCAAAATGGGTCCGTCAATCTGGTCTTGTTATGCTGCAGCCTCATGGGCTTGAAGGAATG GGTCCAGAACATTCGAGTGCTCGGTTGGAACGATTCCTCCAAATGTCCGCGGACGACCCAGATTATTTCCCACCGGAAAGCGAAGAGTTTGCTGTGCGCCAGTTGCACGACATCAACTGGATCGTCGCTAATTGCAGCACACCGGCGAACTACTTCCACATCCTGAGAAGGCAGATCGCGTTGCCGTTCAGGAAGCCGTTGATCATGATGACACCGAAGTCGTTGCTCCGTCATCCAGAAGCGAAATCCAGCTTCGACCTGATGACCGAAAACACGGAGTTCCTCAGAGTGATACCGGAAGAAGGACCAGCTGCTCAAAATCCCAGTGGTGTTAAGAGAGTGATATTCTGCTCCGGCAAAGTCTATTACGACCTGAAGAAGGCGCGCACGGAGAAGAATCTCGACGACAAAGTCGCTATCGCGAGAGTCGAACAG ATCTCGCCCTTCCCGTACGACTTGGTGAAGAAGGAGTCTGCCAAGTATCCCAACGCTGAGCTAATCTGGGCCCAGGAAGAACACAAAAACCAGGGTGGATGGACGTACGTCCAGCCCAGATTCAACACAGCTTTGAACGGAACCCGTTCTGTATC CGGCGGAAGTGCGTCGGGCAAGAGTGACGGTAGCGGAGGGTGGTTTAGTGGTTGGTTTTCGTCGGCTAAACCAACGACGACGAGTACGCCCGAGCCGCAGTCGGTAGAATCTGAAAAACCGGTACAGAGAACTGTGAG ATACGTCGGTCGCCCAACGGCAGCTTCGCCAGCGACGGGAAGCAAAATGCAGCACCTGAAAGAGCTGAAACAGCTGGTGGACGACTCTTTCGATATCTAA
- the Nc73ef gene encoding oxoglutarate dehydrogenase Nc73EF isoform X2, whose product MYKARTVFSTLAPLAPRMCGPERFASWLVRSHPLTRTTQVMVNDPIRKYNSRAATEPFLNGTTSSYVEEMYNAWLQDPHSVHVSWDAFFRNSTAGAAPGLAYQAPPSLAPSHNQIPLGALLPLGGGSQLSQMPLNEKIIDDHLAVQAIIRSYQIRGHHIAKLDPLGINSADLDDRHPQELLYNYYSFEESDMDRIFKLPSTTFIGGKEKSLPLREILSRLESAYCGHIGVEFMFINSLEQCNWIRQKMETPGIMAMTHDERRLILARLTRATGFEAFLARKWSSEKRFGLEGCEILIPAMKQVIDKSTELGVESIVMGMPHRGRLNVLANVCRKPLSQIFTQFAALEAADDGSGDVKYHLGTYIERLNRVTNKNIRLAVVANPSHLEAVDPIVQGKTRAEQFYRGDGEGKKVMSILLHGDAAFCGQGIVFETMHLSDLPDYTTHGTIHIVVNNQIGFTTDPRHSRSSPYCTDVARVVNAPIFHVNSDDPEAVMHVCKVAAEWRATFHKDVVIDIVSYRRNGHNEIDEPMFTQPLMYRKIKSTPPALDKYAKSLISDGVVTEEEVKDVKDKYEKICEEAYTNARQETHIKYKDWLDSPWSGFFEGKDPLKVSPTGIKEDTLVHIGKKFSSPPPNAAEFVIHRGIERILKSRMEMIEARTVDWALGEAMAFGSLLKEGIHVRLSGQDVERGTFSHRHHVLHHQSVDKATYRPLCYLYPDQAPYTVCNSSLSEFGVLGFELGYSMTNPNALVCWEAQFGDFNNTAQCIIDQFISSGQAKWVRQSGLVMLQPHGLEGMGPEHSSARLERFLQMSADDPDYFPPESEEFAVRQLHDINWIVANCSTPANYFHILRRQIALPFRKPLIMMTPKSLLRHPEAKSSFDLMTENTEFLRVIPEEGPAAQNPSGVKRVIFCSGKVYYDLKKARTEKNLDDKVAIARVEQISPFPYDLVKKESAKYPNAELIWAQEEHKNQGGWTYVQPRFNTALNGTRSVSGGSASGKSDGSGGWFSGWFSSAKPTTTSTPEPQSVESEKPVQRTVRYVGRPTAASPATGSKMQHLKELKQLVDDSFDI is encoded by the exons ATGTATAAGGCAAGGACAGTATTTAGTACATTGGCCCCCTTGGCGCCACGCATGTGCGGGCCAGAAAGGTTTGCATCATGGTTGGTTCGGAGCCATCCCCTGACCAGGACCACACAGGTGATGGTGAACGATCCAATCAGGAAGTACAACAGCCGTGCAGCCACAGAACCTTTCCTAAATGGCACCACAAGTTCTTACGTAGAAGAAATGTACAATGCGTGGTTGCAAGATCCCCATAGTGTGCACGTG TCCTGGGATGCATTTTTTCGTAATAGCACTGCTGGAGCTGCACCAGGTCTCGCGTATCAGGCCCCACCATCTCTTGCTCCAAGCCATAATCAAATACCCTTAGGAGCATTATTACCTCTAGGTGGTGGGTCACAATTGAGTCAAATGCCTCTTAACGAGAAGATAATTGACGATCACCTGGCTGTACAAGCTATTATTCGATCATACCAG ATCCGTGGCCATCATATCGCTAAATTGGATCCACTCGGCATCAACAGCGCTGATCTTGATGATAGACACCCACAAGAGTTGCtctataattattattcattcg AGGAGTCGGACATGGATCGCATTTTCAAGCTGCCCTCTACGACCTTTATCGGCGGCAAAGAGAAATCGTTGCCGCTCCGCGAGATCCTGAGCAGATTGGAATCCGCTTACTGCGGCCACATCGGCGTGGAATTCATGTTCATCAACTCCCTGGAACAGTGCAACTGGATCCGTCAGAAAATGGAGACACCTGGCATCATGGCGATGACCCACGACGAGAGGAGACTCATCTTGGCCAGATTAACTCGTGCCACCGG ATTCGAGGCGTTCCTCGCTCGCAAATGGTCATCAGAGAAACGGTTTGGACTTGAAGGCTGTGAAATCCTGATCCCAGCAATGAAGCAGGTGATCGACAAATCCACTGAACTGGGTGTCGAGTCCATCGTGATGGGCATGCCTCATCGCGGTCGCTTGAACGTCCTCGCCAACGTGTGCCGCAAACCACTGAGCCAGATATTCACGCAATTTGCGGCTCTGGAAGCAGCTGATGAT GGCTCCGGTGATGTGAAATATCACTTGGGGACGTACATCGAGCGTCTGAACCGCGTGACGAACAAGAACATCCGTCTGGCTGTGGTTGCTAATCCTTCTCACTTGGAGGCTGTCGACCCGATAGTGCAAGGAAAGACTCGCGCTGAACAGTTCTACCGAGGTGATGGCGAAGGCAAGAAG GTCATGTCCATTCTGCTGCACGGCGACGCTGCGTTCTGCGGACAAGGAATCGTCTTCGAGACAATGCACTTGTCCGATTTGCCTGACTATACTACTCACGGTACGATCCACATCGTTGTCAACAACCAAATTGGATTCACCACCGATCCCAGGCACTCGCGGTCCTCGCCGTACTGTACCG ACGTCGCAAGAGTAGTGAACGCTCCCATCTTCCACGTGAATTCCGACGATCCGGAGGCTGTGATGCATGTCTGCAAGGTTGCCGCCGAGTGGAGAGCAACCTTCCACAAAGACGTCGTAATCGACATCGTATCCTACAGGCGGAATGGCCACAATGAAATCGACGAACCGATGTTCACGCAACCACTGATGTACCGCAAGATCAAGAGCACCCCACCGGCTTTGGATAAATACGCTAAATCGCTCATCAGCGACGGTGTTGTTACCGAGGAGGAAGTCAAG GACGTTAAAGATAAGTACGAGAAGATCTGCGAAGAAGCGTATACAAATGCTAGACAAGAGACCCATATCAAGTACAAGGACTGGTTGGATTCCCCGTGGTCTGGCTTCTTCGAGGGCAAGGACCCGTTGAAAGTATCTCCCACCGGCATCAAGGAGGACACTCTGGTCCACATTGGCAAGAAATTCTCTTCGCCGCCTCCGAATGCTGCTGAATTTGTTATCCACAGAG GTATTGAACGTATTCTGAAGTCACGTATGGAAATGATCGAGGCAAGAACCGTTGACTGGGCTCTCGGAGAGGCTATGGCCTTCGGTTCCCTCTTGAAGGAAGGCATCCACGTTAGACTGTCGGGACAAGATGTGGAGAGAGGAACCTTCTCGCACAGACATCATGTGCTTCACCATCAATCTGTGGATAAGGCTACTTACAGGCCGCTGTGCTACCTCTACCCCGACCAGGCTCCGTACACGGTCTGCAACAGCTCGTTGTCTGAATTCGGTGTACTTG GATTTGAATTAGGATACTCCATGACGAACCCTAACGCGTTGGTGTGCTGGGAGGCTCAGTTCGGCGATTTCAACAACACGGCACAGTGCATAATCGATCAGTTCATCAGCAGTGGTCAAGCAAAATGGGTCCGTCAATCTGGTCTTGTTATGCTGCAGCCTCATGGGCTTGAAGGAATG GGTCCAGAACATTCGAGTGCTCGGTTGGAACGATTCCTCCAAATGTCCGCGGACGACCCAGATTATTTCCCACCGGAAAGCGAAGAGTTTGCTGTGCGCCAGTTGCACGACATCAACTGGATCGTCGCTAATTGCAGCACACCGGCGAACTACTTCCACATCCTGAGAAGGCAGATCGCGTTGCCGTTCAGGAAGCCGTTGATCATGATGACACCGAAGTCGTTGCTCCGTCATCCAGAAGCGAAATCCAGCTTCGACCTGATGACCGAAAACACGGAGTTCCTCAGAGTGATACCGGAAGAAGGACCAGCTGCTCAAAATCCCAGTGGTGTTAAGAGAGTGATATTCTGCTCCGGCAAAGTCTATTACGACCTGAAGAAGGCGCGCACGGAGAAGAATCTCGACGACAAAGTCGCTATCGCGAGAGTCGAACAG ATCTCGCCCTTCCCGTACGACTTGGTGAAGAAGGAGTCTGCCAAGTATCCCAACGCTGAGCTAATCTGGGCCCAGGAAGAACACAAAAACCAGGGTGGATGGACGTACGTCCAGCCCAGATTCAACACAGCTTTGAACGGAACCCGTTCTGTATC CGGCGGAAGTGCGTCGGGCAAGAGTGACGGTAGCGGAGGGTGGTTTAGTGGTTGGTTTTCGTCGGCTAAACCAACGACGACGAGTACGCCCGAGCCGCAGTCGGTAGAATCTGAAAAACCGGTACAGAGAACTGTGAG ATACGTCGGTCGCCCAACGGCAGCTTCGCCAGCGACGGGAAGCAAAATGCAGCACCTGAAAGAGCTGAAACAGCTGGTGGACGACTCTTTCGATATCTAA